In uncultured Desulfobacter sp., one DNA window encodes the following:
- the grpE gene encoding nucleotide exchange factor GrpE — protein MEKSVDATSSDRKKRLESWLKKVVHPLIKMKENIILFCKTVLKGVSKGSLDDENDEISVDRAVLESNEMHPWKTKVLDDFKAWLSDVPDQAPPALSVTPDTCDLYTLLSEFTALKQEIKMQNREQHRTLKALDQITAMTDAYGEIMAHFNEKTRQIAALEHNIRVETEKRTVLYFLDIRDSLVRGRAACPAPVSKKGFFQRTPKNMDNIRDGYDMAIRKFDASLALLDIQPIASTGAVFDPMIMKALESKAAEGMEKGTVVETVSGGFRRGDEILRYAQVIVAD, from the coding sequence ATGGAAAAATCAGTGGATGCAACGTCAAGCGACAGAAAAAAAAGGCTTGAGAGCTGGTTAAAAAAAGTAGTCCACCCTCTCATAAAAATGAAGGAGAATATTATACTGTTTTGTAAAACTGTTTTAAAGGGTGTTTCAAAGGGCTCTTTGGATGATGAGAATGATGAGATATCTGTAGACCGGGCCGTATTGGAGAGCAACGAGATGCACCCTTGGAAAACCAAAGTTCTTGATGACTTTAAAGCCTGGCTTTCAGATGTGCCGGATCAAGCTCCCCCCGCCCTGTCTGTGACGCCGGATACCTGTGACCTATATACCCTGCTTTCTGAATTTACGGCCTTAAAACAGGAAATTAAGATGCAAAACAGGGAGCAGCACCGGACCTTAAAAGCCTTGGATCAAATTACGGCTATGACCGATGCCTATGGTGAGATTATGGCCCATTTTAATGAGAAGACAAGACAGATTGCCGCTTTAGAACATAATATTCGAGTGGAGACCGAGAAAAGAACTGTGTTATATTTTCTCGATATTCGGGACAGCCTGGTGCGGGGCAGGGCTGCCTGCCCCGCACCTGTTTCCAAAAAGGGATTTTTTCAGCGGACGCCTAAAAATATGGACAATATCCGTGACGGATATGATATGGCCATCCGAAAATTTGACGCATCCCTTGCTCTGCTGGACATTCAGCCCATAGCCTCCACGGGTGCCGTTTTTGACCCCATGATCATGAAAGCCCTGGAATCAAAGGCCGCTGAGGGGATGGAAAAAGGAACGGTCGTGGAAACCGTATCCGGAGGCTTTAGAAGGGGCGATGAAATTTTACGGTATGCCCAGGTGATTGTGGCCGACTGA